From the genome of Patagioenas fasciata isolate bPatFas1 chromosome 17, bPatFas1.hap1, whole genome shotgun sequence, one region includes:
- the FAM222A gene encoding protein FAM222A, with product MLACLQRTQNPPAQHLPCPSKALEPRKCESVAPMHSPRYPSPAELDAYAQKVANSPLTIKIFPTNIRVPQHKHLNRTVNGYDTTGQRYSPYPLHAGGYQGLLAIVKASGKSVVKNSEGKRTKLSPAQVGVAPYPTSSTLAQGPSCAGQLSYHGGQKQLEGPVPPNVTVAASVLPLAGRSLALPPSNLPSIQSIIYQINQQCQAQGAQPGCPAAVATNPSPAKHGAFTGTAAYAGSVLPECRKGAELALGSNPALGAKAGIYPEGMDYLVWQQKQQQQQHLRMYSGGSGGGGALSKSPETCVGTSRPYALGSAAEKVSSSPLNCMHGNFAVGQYFAPPWNSILVTPNSDCYNPPELGPRDLGVPAGEGLPSKTLCNTSILSSSLQSLEYLINDIHPPCIKEQMLGKGYETVSVPRLLDHQHAHIRLPVYR from the exons ATGCTGGCCTGTCTGCAGAGGACCCAGAATCCGCCggcccagcacctcccctgccccaGCAAGGCGCTGGAGCCGCGCAAGT GTGAGTCGGTGGCCCCCATGCATTCCCCGCGCTACCCCAGCCCCGCCGAGCTGGATGCCTACGCACAGAAGGTGGCCAACAGCCCGCTGACCATCAAGATCTTCCCCACCAACATCAGGGTCCCCCAGCACAAGCACCTTAACCGGACGGTCAACGGCTATGACACCACGGGCCAGCGCTACAGCCCCTACCCCCTGCATGCCGGCGGCTACCAGGGGCTCCTGGCCATTGTCAAAGCCTCCGGGAAAAGCGTGGTGAAGAACTCGGAGGGGAAGCGGACTAAGCTCTCGCCCGCCCAGGTCGGCGTCGCTCCCTACCCCACCTCAAGCACTTTAGCTCAAGGGCCCTCCTGCGCTGGGCAGCTGAGCTACCACGGTGgccagaagcagctggagggtcccGTGCCCCCCAATGTGACGGTGgcagcctcagtgctgccgctGGCGGGCAGGAGCCTGGCGCTGCCACCCTCCAACCTGCCCTCCATCCAGAGCATCATCTACCAGATCAATCAGCAGTGCCAGGCGCAGGGTGCCCAGCCAGGCTGCCCGGCCGCTGTGGCCACCAACCCCAGCCCGGCCAAGCATGGTGCGTTCACTGGCACCGCCGCCTATGCCGGCAGTGTCCTGCCAGAGTGCCGAAAGGGCGCCGAGCTGGCACTGGGCTCCAACCCGGCCCTGGGAGCCAAGGCGGGCATCTACCCCGAGGGCATGGACTACCTGGTGTGGCAGCagaagcaacagcagcagcagcacctgcgGATGTACAGTGGGGGCAGTGGCGGCGGGGGGGCCCTCAGCAAGTCCCCTGAGACGTGCGTGGGGACCTCGCGCCCCTACGCCCTGGGCAGTGCGGCTGAGAAGGTGAGCTCATCCCCTTTGAACTGCATGCACGGCAACTTCGCGGTGGGGCAATACTTTGCCCCTCCTTGGAACAGCATCTTGGTGACCCCCAATAGCGACTGTTACAACCCACCGGAGTTGGGGCCCCGGGATCTGGGGGTGCCCGCAGGCGAGGGGCTGCCCAGCAAGACCCTCTGCAATACCTCCATCCTCAGCAGCAGCCTCCAGTCCCTGGAGTATCTCATCAACGACATCCACCCACCCTGCATCAAGGAGCAGATGCTGGGCAAGGGCTACGAGACGGTGTCGGTGCCGCGGCTCCTGGACCACCAGCACGCCCACATCCGTCTACCCGTCTACAGATAA